One region of Syntrophobacter fumaroxidans MPOB genomic DNA includes:
- a CDS encoding HAD family hydrolase — MLKIEIPGCEPLHLSDLVLDYNGTIAASGRLIDGVKERLEVLSQSLDIHVLTADTFGSVRSELSEAVCRLYVIPPGNQAQAKVDYVRRLGCEGVVCVGNGRNDTLMLGEAALGIAVIQSEGAFSRAVLSADVVTTDILDALDLVIHPLRLAATLRA; from the coding sequence ATGCTGAAAATTGAGATCCCCGGCTGTGAGCCCTTGCACTTATCGGACCTGGTCCTGGATTACAATGGAACGATCGCGGCCAGCGGCCGGTTGATCGATGGAGTGAAAGAGCGCCTGGAGGTTCTTTCGCAGTCCCTGGACATTCACGTCCTCACGGCCGACACCTTCGGAAGCGTTCGCAGCGAGCTCTCGGAGGCCGTTTGCCGGCTTTACGTCATACCGCCCGGCAATCAGGCGCAGGCCAAGGTGGATTATGTACGGCGGCTGGGATGCGAGGGAGTGGTCTGCGTCGGGAACGGGCGAAATGACACGCTGATGCTCGGGGAGGCCGCCCTGGGAATCGCGGTGATTCAGTCCGAGGGCGCCTTCAGCCGTGCCGTTCTTTCCGCGGATGTCGTGACGACCGACATACTCGATGCCCTGGATCTGGTCATCCATCCGTTGAGGCTCGCCGCAACGCTGCGCGCATGA
- a CDS encoding phosphate ABC transporter ATP-binding protein: MENNVIDQQVEPSVTIRGLSVRFSERTVLDRISFTACPGRIIVIVGPSGSGKTTLLRAVNRLNECFPNCRTEGSVELRLNGRDGDIYRDFVPLPDLRRNVGMVFQTPSVLPFSTRKNLAMPLKVTLGLDGARLSERVEWALREVSLWDEVKDRLHADASTLSGGQQQRLCLARVLALEPQILLLDEPTASLDFKATEKIEELLTRLKKRYTILAVSHSLSQTRRLADRVCVLREGRIVRELDHQHLQDLNEFQRLVEDAF; the protein is encoded by the coding sequence ATGGAAAACAACGTGATCGACCAACAGGTGGAACCTTCCGTGACCATACGGGGTCTTTCGGTTCGGTTTTCGGAGAGAACCGTTCTGGATCGGATCAGCTTCACTGCCTGCCCCGGCCGGATCATCGTGATCGTCGGCCCTTCCGGGTCGGGAAAAACAACCCTTCTGCGGGCCGTCAACCGGCTGAACGAATGCTTCCCCAACTGCCGAACCGAAGGTTCCGTGGAGCTTCGCCTCAACGGCAGGGATGGGGACATCTACCGGGACTTCGTTCCCCTCCCGGATCTGCGCAGGAACGTCGGAATGGTTTTCCAGACCCCGAGCGTTCTTCCCTTTTCAACGAGGAAGAACCTGGCCATGCCACTCAAGGTGACGCTAGGCCTGGACGGCGCGAGGCTCTCCGAGAGAGTGGAATGGGCTCTGCGTGAAGTCTCGTTGTGGGATGAGGTCAAAGACAGGCTGCACGCCGATGCGTCCACTCTTTCAGGCGGGCAGCAGCAGCGACTGTGCCTTGCAAGGGTCCTGGCGCTCGAGCCGCAGATTCTCCTCCTCGATGAGCCGACGGCCTCCCTTGACTTCAAGGCCACCGAAAAGATAGAAGAGCTTCTGACAAGGCTGAAGAAGCGCTACACCATCCTGGCCGTCTCTCACAGCCTGAGTCAAACGCGACGACTGGCCGACAGGGTCTGCGTTCTCAGGGAGGGCCGGATTGTTCGGGAATTGGACCATCAGCACCTGCAAGACCTGAACGAGTTCCAGAGGCTTGTCGAGGATGCCTTCTAG